In a single window of the Tellurirhabdus bombi genome:
- a CDS encoding type 1 glutamine amidotransferase yields MTEVRIAILDMNNNAPNEGMRCILQQVRKVEQQEQLNFTIQVFNVRAKNELPGLDFDVYISSGGPGSPLPSEESWEKHYFFLIDQLFAYNRTHRQKKHVLLICHSFQLVARHLGLGTISKRRSTSFGIFPIHKTDDGYSEPFFQDLPTPFYAVDSRDYQLIQPAWKRLEEIGAKIVCLEKIRPHVPLDRAVMAIRFTNEIFGTQFHPEADAEGMLRYFEKEEKRVQIIENHGQDKYDEMVSSLRDPDKISLTESIIIPTFLRKAIQVTIGSSEVVKN; encoded by the coding sequence ATGACTGAAGTAAGAATTGCGATCCTGGACATGAACAACAACGCGCCTAACGAAGGAATGCGTTGCATTTTACAACAGGTCCGGAAGGTCGAGCAGCAAGAACAGCTAAATTTTACGATCCAGGTTTTCAACGTCCGGGCAAAAAATGAATTGCCTGGACTTGATTTTGATGTCTATATTTCTTCGGGGGGGCCGGGCAGTCCGCTCCCTTCCGAAGAGTCTTGGGAGAAACATTATTTCTTCCTAATCGACCAACTTTTTGCGTATAACCGGACTCATCGGCAGAAAAAACACGTTTTGCTGATTTGCCATTCTTTTCAACTGGTTGCCCGCCATTTAGGGCTAGGAACGATTAGCAAACGCCGCTCTACCTCGTTCGGAATTTTTCCGATCCATAAAACGGACGACGGCTACTCGGAACCCTTTTTTCAGGATTTGCCAACCCCGTTCTACGCCGTCGATTCGCGGGACTACCAATTGATCCAACCGGCCTGGAAACGCCTGGAGGAGATTGGGGCCAAGATCGTATGCCTTGAGAAAATTCGACCACACGTTCCTTTGGATCGGGCGGTTATGGCCATTCGGTTTACCAACGAAATTTTCGGAACGCAGTTTCACCCCGAAGCGGACGCAGAAGGCATGTTACGCTATTTCGAGAAGGAAGAAAAAAGAGTGCAAATCATTGAAAATCACGGGCAGGACAAATATGATGAAATGGTTAGTTCCCTCCGCGATCCGGATAAAATCAGCCTGACCGAATCAATCATTATTCCGACTTTTTTACGAAAGGCGATTCAAGTAACCATTGGTAGTTCAGAAGTAGTTAAAAACTAA
- a CDS encoding carboxylate-amine ligase, which yields MPTFTLGIEEEFQTIDPETRDLRSHMSKIVEGGQIVLHERVKAEMHQAVVEVGTNICTNIEEARREVTYLRQMIVDLADRQNLKIAAAGTHPFSDWQAQLITPNERYDKLIEEMRDVARSNLIFGLHVHVGITNRNEGLQIMNAVRYFLPHIYALSTNSPFWCGRNTGFKSYRSKVFDKFPRTGIPDYFNSAAEYDDYINLLVKTGCIDDGKKIWWDIRLHPYFDTIEFRICDVPMRVDETICLAALMQALVAKIDKLHRQNLNFRPYRRLLINENKWRAARYGIESQLIDFGKQIEVPYATLAQELLDFVDDVVDDLGSRHEIEYINTILQRGTGADRQLAVFNETNSLNAVVDYIVEETSYGIR from the coding sequence ATGCCTACGTTCACTTTAGGAATCGAAGAGGAATTTCAAACGATTGACCCGGAAACACGCGACTTGCGTTCGCACATGTCGAAGATTGTGGAAGGCGGGCAGATTGTCTTGCACGAACGCGTTAAAGCGGAGATGCACCAGGCTGTGGTAGAAGTAGGTACCAACATCTGCACCAACATTGAGGAAGCGCGCCGGGAAGTGACGTATCTTCGCCAGATGATTGTCGATCTGGCGGATCGGCAAAACCTGAAAATAGCGGCGGCGGGTACCCATCCCTTCTCCGATTGGCAGGCCCAGTTGATTACACCCAACGAACGGTACGACAAGTTGATCGAAGAAATGCGCGATGTGGCCCGGTCTAACTTGATTTTTGGTCTGCACGTGCACGTCGGGATTACCAACCGCAATGAGGGGCTCCAAATCATGAACGCCGTCCGGTATTTTCTGCCCCATATTTATGCCCTGTCGACCAATTCGCCCTTCTGGTGCGGCCGTAATACCGGCTTTAAATCGTACCGTTCGAAGGTTTTTGATAAGTTTCCGCGCACGGGTATTCCCGATTATTTTAACTCGGCGGCCGAATACGACGATTACATCAATCTGCTGGTTAAAACGGGGTGCATCGACGATGGCAAAAAAATCTGGTGGGATATTCGCTTGCATCCTTACTTCGACACAATTGAATTCCGAATCTGCGACGTTCCCATGCGGGTTGACGAAACCATTTGCCTGGCGGCGTTGATGCAGGCGCTGGTGGCGAAAATTGATAAGCTGCACCGGCAAAACCTAAATTTCCGGCCTTACCGACGGCTCCTGATCAATGAGAACAAATGGCGAGCGGCCCGCTACGGCATTGAAAGTCAACTAATTGATTTTGGCAAGCAAATCGAAGTTCCATACGCCACGCTGGCGCAGGAATTACTGGATTTTGTCGACGATGTTGTTGATGATTTAGGCAGCCGCCACGAAATCGAGTACATCAATACCATCCTTCAACGCGGAACCGGTGCCGACCGACAGTTGGCCGTCTTTAACGAGACAAATAGCCTGAATGCAGTAGTTGATTACATCGTTGAGGAAACTAGTTACGGAATTCGCTAG
- a CDS encoding esterase family protein: MQQQYRKWYSHHLGRDIEMMVYGHWGYPILLFPTTMGRYYEAQDFKLIESAQGFINSGKVKIYCIDSIDRDSWYAKHLHPSVRIKNHMWYDRMTNEELIPMIQRECSVDKIAVGGCSFGGFQALNFAFRHPEKVAHLWSMGAKFDIKSFMDGYYDDNVYFNNPPDYIPNAHNDHFYQMRIILGTSEHDFCKPANYEMSGILNRKGIHHWLDVRPWGKHDWPVWREMFPHYISQL; this comes from the coding sequence TTGCAACAACAATACAGAAAATGGTATTCGCACCATCTTGGTCGCGATATTGAAATGATGGTCTATGGCCATTGGGGATACCCCATCCTTCTTTTTCCCACGACTATGGGCCGCTATTATGAAGCCCAGGATTTTAAATTAATTGAATCGGCGCAGGGGTTTATCAATAGCGGTAAAGTTAAAATCTACTGCATCGACAGCATTGACCGCGATAGTTGGTACGCCAAGCACCTTCATCCTTCTGTTCGGATAAAAAACCATATGTGGTACGACCGGATGACCAATGAAGAGCTGATTCCGATGATTCAGCGCGAGTGTAGCGTAGACAAAATTGCGGTGGGTGGCTGTAGTTTTGGCGGCTTCCAGGCCCTGAACTTCGCCTTCCGTCATCCCGAAAAGGTGGCTCATCTCTGGTCAATGGGGGCCAAATTCGACATTAAATCGTTTATGGACGGGTATTATGACGACAACGTTTATTTCAATAATCCCCCCGATTATATTCCCAATGCCCACAACGATCATTTTTATCAGATGCGAATTATTCTGGGCACATCGGAGCATGATTTCTGCAAACCGGCTAATTACGAAATGTCCGGTATTTTGAATCGAAAAGGCATTCACCACTGGCTCGACGTTCGTCCGTGGGGCAAACATGACTGGCCTGTCTGGCGTGAAATGTTCCCGCATTATATTTCGCAATTATAA
- a CDS encoding acyl-CoA reductase, which translates to MRLPERIKAFVDLGNFLREPASQPELQEVAQRAYSKNHWFTPENTLQALAAIADEFLTPQKLEAWALKYNSEPKEAKKVGVVMAGNIPAVGFHDLLSVLISGHTLMAKLSSQDFVLIQFFIQKITEIEPRFADYIQVAERLNQADAFIATGSDNTARYFEYYFSKKPNIIRKNRTSVGILNGAETDEELVALGNDLLDYFGLGCRNASTLFVPEYYNFTHLLDLLAPMGTTFANHHKYVNNYDYNKSIYLVNGVPHLDSGFLLLTENESLVSPISVVYFQTYQTEADLTEKLSLYASKIQAIAASKGWYPGSVPFGQTQRPTLTDYADGIDTMAFLKELGA; encoded by the coding sequence ATGCGATTACCAGAACGAATAAAGGCTTTTGTCGACTTAGGTAATTTCCTCCGAGAACCCGCTTCTCAGCCCGAATTGCAGGAAGTGGCTCAAAGGGCTTATTCAAAAAATCATTGGTTTACCCCCGAAAATACGCTACAGGCTCTAGCTGCCATTGCCGATGAATTTCTAACTCCCCAAAAACTCGAAGCCTGGGCGCTGAAGTACAACTCTGAGCCAAAAGAAGCCAAAAAGGTGGGCGTTGTGATGGCCGGAAATATACCCGCTGTTGGTTTCCATGATTTGCTTAGCGTACTCATCAGTGGACATACGTTGATGGCGAAACTGAGTTCACAAGATTTTGTACTAATTCAATTTTTTATACAAAAAATCACGGAAATAGAGCCGCGTTTTGCTGATTACATTCAAGTGGCGGAACGATTGAACCAAGCAGACGCCTTCATTGCGACAGGCAGTGACAACACAGCCCGCTATTTTGAGTACTATTTTTCGAAGAAACCCAACATCATTCGTAAGAACCGTACTTCCGTAGGAATATTAAATGGTGCAGAAACAGACGAAGAATTGGTGGCTCTTGGTAACGACTTGCTCGACTACTTTGGGCTTGGCTGCCGGAATGCATCGACGTTGTTCGTTCCTGAGTATTACAATTTTACGCATTTGCTCGATCTGCTTGCTCCCATGGGGACCACGTTTGCCAATCATCACAAATACGTCAACAATTACGATTACAATAAATCGATTTATCTGGTCAACGGCGTTCCACACCTGGATAGTGGCTTTTTGCTTTTGACCGAAAATGAAAGCCTGGTCTCCCCCATTTCGGTAGTCTATTTCCAGACCTACCAAACCGAAGCTGATTTAACGGAAAAACTAAGTCTTTACGCGTCCAAAATTCAGGCGATTGCCGCCTCGAAAGGCTGGTATCCGGGAAGCGTTCCCTTTGGCCAGACCCAACGCCCTACGCTTACTGACTACGCGGACGGAATCGACACGATGGCTTTTTTGAAGGAGTTAGGAGCTTGA
- a CDS encoding ATP-grasp domain-containing protein: protein MKKVGILFGMENTFPQAFIDRVNEKDGKEIVAEAVSIDKVIQGEATEYAVIIDRISQDVPFYRAYLKNAALTGTAVINNPFWWSADEKFFNNCLAKQLGIPLPNTVLLPSKQRPDDTTDRSFRNLQMMDWDAIFKYIGFPAYMKPHSGGGWKNVYKIHDAADLWRKYDETGQLVMLLQEEIIFDDYFRCYCIGGKDVRIMPYEPRNPHHLRYATEPKTTGEAYQKLLTTIRNYVLALNKALGYDFNTVEFAVRDGIPYAIDFCNPAPDADINSVGQENFDWVVEAAANMAIERAKAQKFGQDNLTWGSYVQSSIKGHTLAPEETLETTAPVPVAEKKPKKKTESEPKTEQEAKKSTKKSKA, encoded by the coding sequence ATGAAAAAAGTCGGAATATTGTTTGGCATGGAGAATACGTTTCCGCAAGCCTTTATTGACCGCGTGAACGAAAAAGACGGCAAAGAAATCGTTGCTGAAGCCGTGTCTATCGACAAAGTTATTCAGGGGGAAGCCACCGAATACGCCGTTATCATCGACCGGATTTCGCAGGATGTACCTTTCTACCGTGCTTACCTGAAAAACGCCGCCCTGACCGGCACAGCCGTTATTAACAACCCGTTCTGGTGGAGTGCTGACGAAAAGTTTTTCAATAACTGTCTGGCAAAACAGCTCGGCATCCCCCTGCCCAATACCGTTCTACTGCCGTCGAAGCAGCGCCCGGATGACACCACGGACCGTTCCTTCCGAAACCTGCAAATGATGGATTGGGACGCTATTTTCAAGTACATCGGTTTTCCGGCCTACATGAAACCGCATTCGGGAGGTGGCTGGAAAAACGTCTATAAAATCCACGATGCAGCAGATCTGTGGCGGAAATACGACGAAACCGGCCAACTCGTGATGCTCTTGCAGGAAGAAATTATTTTCGACGATTATTTCCGTTGCTATTGCATTGGTGGCAAAGACGTTCGGATTATGCCGTACGAACCGCGCAACCCGCACCACCTCCGCTACGCAACCGAGCCAAAAACGACGGGAGAAGCCTATCAGAAGCTCCTGACGACCATAAGAAACTACGTGTTGGCGCTGAATAAGGCCCTTGGATACGATTTCAATACGGTTGAGTTTGCCGTTCGCGACGGGATTCCGTACGCTATTGATTTCTGTAACCCCGCCCCCGATGCAGACATTAACTCCGTTGGACAGGAAAACTTTGACTGGGTAGTGGAAGCGGCGGCTAACATGGCCATTGAGCGCGCCAAAGCCCAGAAATTCGGGCAGGATAACCTGACGTGGGGTTCGTACGTTCAAAGCTCCATCAAAGGCCATACGCTGGCTCCGGAAGAAACGCTGGAAACCACCGCCCCGGTCCCGGTTGCGGAGAAAAAACCCAAAAAGAAAACAGAAAGCGAACCAAAGACTGAGCAAGAAGCGAAGAAAAGCACCAAGAAGTCGAAGGCATAA
- a CDS encoding porin, with the protein MKKKILLASCMLVAFLSKAQDSTSVVTAVEEADKGKFTFSGYIDSYYSGNLNSPKSRSNLGAAGTARVFDQRSGQISLGLVQTRIGYSTNKSDVVIDLAFGPNADLGNYGNVIGPLGEGSTALSIKQAYFNWKASEKFTLTAGQFGTHIGYEVIDAPVNFNYSLSNLFNNGPFYHVGVKGTYAFSDKASLMLGVVNGVDNMNDNNRSKGLIGQLFLAPASGWSVYLNGIVSNEANDDENGNKVAGAYSVFDLATTYQVTEKFFVGLNAAIGSQKKDFQGFEPLKTTGSSSWGGVALYSNYAITSNFALGARYEYFDNTDGARGLRNFNEMGTSVNAFTLTGNISAADGHLLIKPEFRLDSYAKVKATGAENVQQFEDKNGEFTKSSQATVGLAFIYKF; encoded by the coding sequence ATGAAAAAGAAAATTTTACTGGCATCTTGTATGCTTGTAGCTTTTTTATCCAAAGCTCAGGATTCAACCTCGGTTGTAACAGCAGTTGAAGAGGCGGATAAAGGCAAGTTTACTTTCTCAGGATATATCGATTCGTATTACAGCGGTAACCTTAATAGCCCAAAATCAAGAAGTAACTTAGGGGCTGCCGGTACTGCCCGCGTTTTTGACCAGCGCTCAGGACAAATTTCATTGGGTTTGGTGCAGACGAGAATTGGTTACAGCACAAATAAGTCGGACGTCGTGATTGACCTGGCTTTCGGCCCGAATGCCGATTTAGGGAACTACGGGAATGTAATTGGGCCATTAGGGGAAGGCTCAACCGCCCTTTCAATCAAACAGGCTTACTTCAACTGGAAAGCGTCCGAAAAATTCACGCTGACGGCTGGTCAATTCGGGACGCATATCGGTTACGAAGTGATCGATGCGCCGGTTAACTTCAACTACTCGCTTTCCAACCTATTTAATAACGGTCCATTCTACCACGTCGGGGTCAAAGGAACCTACGCCTTCAGCGATAAAGCGTCGTTAATGCTAGGGGTGGTTAATGGAGTGGATAATATGAATGACAACAACCGGTCTAAAGGGCTGATCGGCCAGTTGTTTTTAGCGCCTGCTTCAGGCTGGAGCGTTTACCTAAACGGAATTGTCAGTAACGAAGCCAATGACGATGAAAATGGTAACAAAGTTGCCGGTGCCTATTCCGTATTTGATTTAGCGACTACGTATCAGGTTACCGAAAAATTCTTCGTCGGCTTAAACGCCGCTATTGGTTCACAGAAGAAAGATTTCCAAGGTTTTGAGCCACTCAAAACAACCGGTAGCTCGTCATGGGGTGGGGTTGCCCTCTACAGCAACTATGCCATCACCAGCAATTTTGCCCTTGGTGCACGTTACGAATACTTTGACAACACCGATGGAGCTCGGGGACTACGCAACTTCAATGAAATGGGCACCAGTGTGAATGCCTTCACCCTGACTGGTAACATTTCGGCTGCCGATGGCCACCTGCTCATCAAGCCTGAGTTCCGCTTGGATAGCTATGCGAAAGTAAAGGCAACCGGTGCTGAAAATGTGCAGCAGTTCGAAGATAAAAATGGAGAATTCACCAAGTCATCACAGGCAACCGTGGGACTGGCCTTCATCTATAAGTTTTAA
- a CDS encoding alpha/beta hydrolase, which produces MSFSSDASSFTTVTIQRDETLTSVYLNRTLRLDIVLPPDYENSKATYPVLYLNDGQDLERLRLKSILDSLYQQGDIRPFILVAIHCGDRIQEYGTAARADYMGRGAKAGDYDQFVVKELLPHIQHHYRASREASQAAFAGFSLGGLSAFDLVWNHPELFSKAGAFSGSFWWRSKPFDQSYSDSDRIMQALIREGKHKPGLKFWLQTGTLDETDDRDNDGVIDSIDDTLDLIAELERKRYRWGKDIAYVEVEGGHHDQETWSAIMPQFLTWAFGK; this is translated from the coding sequence ATGTCATTTTCTAGTGATGCATCCAGCTTTACCACCGTAACCATTCAGCGGGATGAAACGTTAACGTCTGTTTATTTGAATCGTACGCTGCGGTTAGACATCGTTTTGCCGCCTGATTACGAGAACTCCAAGGCCACTTATCCGGTGTTATACCTGAATGATGGGCAGGATTTAGAGCGTTTGCGTTTGAAATCTATCCTCGACTCACTCTACCAACAAGGGGATATTCGGCCTTTTATTTTAGTGGCGATACACTGCGGCGACCGGATTCAGGAGTATGGTACGGCCGCCCGGGCCGATTACATGGGGCGTGGCGCGAAAGCCGGGGACTATGATCAGTTTGTCGTAAAGGAATTATTACCGCATATCCAGCATCATTACCGCGCTTCCCGCGAAGCGAGCCAGGCTGCCTTTGCCGGCTTTTCGTTGGGTGGCCTCTCAGCGTTCGACCTGGTTTGGAATCACCCGGAGCTATTCAGCAAGGCAGGTGCTTTTTCGGGCTCTTTCTGGTGGCGAAGCAAACCGTTCGACCAGTCTTATTCTGATTCGGACCGCATCATGCAGGCGCTCATACGCGAAGGGAAACACAAACCCGGACTGAAGTTCTGGCTGCAAACCGGGACACTGGACGAAACCGACGACCGCGACAACGACGGGGTTATTGACTCCATCGATGATACACTAGACCTGATTGCCGAGCTGGAACGCAAGCGTTACCGCTGGGGCAAAGACATTGCTTACGTAGAAGTAGAAGGGGGCCACCACGATCAGGAAACCTGGAGTGCAATCATGCCGCAGTTTTTGACCTGGGCCTTTGGAAAATAG
- a CDS encoding 4Fe-4S dicluster domain-containing protein: MAIIITDECINCGACEPECPNTAIYEGGVEWTWSGGTALNEVDFGDGTIVDGKELQAPVSNEFYYIVSDKCTECVGFHEEPQCAAVCPVDCCVPDPDVEEDEETLLAKKAWLHAEAV; encoded by the coding sequence ATGGCCATTATAATCACAGACGAGTGTATCAATTGTGGTGCCTGCGAACCCGAATGTCCCAATACAGCCATTTATGAAGGCGGTGTTGAATGGACCTGGAGTGGTGGAACAGCACTTAACGAGGTAGACTTCGGTGATGGTACCATCGTGGATGGAAAAGAATTGCAGGCTCCGGTTTCGAATGAATTTTACTACATTGTTTCCGATAAATGTACGGAGTGTGTTGGTTTTCATGAGGAGCCACAATGTGCCGCAGTATGTCCTGTCGATTGCTGCGTTCCCGATCCAGATGTAGAAGAAGATGAAGAAACCTTACTTGCTAAAAAAGCATGGCTCCATGCCGAAGCAGTTTAA
- a CDS encoding glycoside hydrolase family 16 protein: MFRTLFCGLALSVFCACRMATPENDPPAKRKLVWADEFDQAGLPDPKKWKYDLGGNGFGNNELQYYLGPRTENARIEKGILIIEAHREKHENREYTSAKLITKGIAEWKYGRIEVRAKIPAGRGTWPAIWMLGSNLGKTPWPRCGEIDIMEHVGYNEGVVHGSLHTEAYNHVKGTQKTGTLPVPKATADFNTYAVEWSTDQLDFFINDQKYYSVTKKELGSEEAQWPLDQPYYLILNLAVGGNWGGQKGVDETIWPRRMEVDYVRVYQ, translated from the coding sequence ATGTTCCGAACCCTTTTTTGCGGCCTTGCGCTCTCTGTTTTTTGTGCCTGCCGAATGGCCACCCCGGAGAACGATCCTCCAGCCAAACGAAAGCTTGTCTGGGCCGATGAATTTGACCAAGCCGGATTGCCCGATCCAAAAAAGTGGAAATACGACTTGGGCGGGAACGGCTTCGGCAATAACGAATTGCAGTATTACCTGGGTCCTCGCACCGAGAATGCGCGCATTGAAAAGGGCATTCTGATTATTGAAGCCCACCGGGAAAAGCACGAAAATAGGGAGTATACGTCCGCTAAGCTAATCACCAAAGGCATTGCGGAGTGGAAATATGGGCGAATTGAAGTGCGTGCTAAAATACCCGCCGGACGAGGAACATGGCCTGCCATCTGGATGTTGGGAAGCAACTTGGGAAAAACGCCCTGGCCTCGCTGCGGCGAAATCGACATTATGGAGCATGTCGGTTATAACGAGGGCGTCGTGCATGGCTCACTGCATACCGAAGCCTACAACCACGTTAAAGGTACCCAAAAGACAGGCACCCTTCCGGTGCCCAAGGCTACCGCTGATTTTAATACCTATGCGGTAGAGTGGAGTACCGACCAGCTTGACTTTTTTATCAACGATCAGAAATATTACAGCGTCACCAAAAAAGAGTTGGGTTCGGAAGAGGCGCAATGGCCACTGGACCAGCCTTATTATTTAATTCTAAATTTAGCCGTTGGGGGAAATTGGGGTGGCCAGAAAGGTGTTGATGAAACCATCTGGCCCCGGCGTATGGAAGTAGATTATGTACGGGTCTATCAGTAA
- a CDS encoding ammonium transporter translates to MQKASYFPLALLLLVSVLGVLYPSVPTQIVTEGINAGDTAWMLVAAALVLLMTPGLAYFYGGMVNNKNVISTMLQSFIAMGVISVLWVVCGFSLAFGDSIGGVIGNPTTFFMFKGVLDGKPWEFAPTIPLVVFAFFQLKFAVITPALVTGSMAERINFRSYVLFIVLFSLFVYMPLAHWTWHPNGFLLKMGVLDFAGGTVVHMSAGWAALAGAIYLKRRRSQIESNIFPPANIPFVLLGTGLLWFGWFGFNAGSAVSASALAASAFATTNTAAAAAGLAWVLFDAAKGKKVSALGFAIGAVVGLVAITPAAGFVTIPTSIFIGTIAAIVSNVVAHLRTKSSLDDTLDVFPCHGVGGMVGMVMTGIFASKGVNSAVTVEGLAFGETGLFVQHIIALVVVSVFAFGMSYLLLVVTNAILPLRVTEEDEKVGLDVSQHDEFLVDA, encoded by the coding sequence ATGCAAAAAGCTTCTTATTTTCCGCTTGCCCTCTTGTTGCTGGTTAGCGTATTGGGCGTTCTTTATCCAAGCGTTCCTACGCAAATTGTAACGGAAGGAATCAATGCTGGCGATACAGCCTGGATGCTTGTAGCCGCTGCCCTGGTTTTATTGATGACTCCTGGTCTGGCGTATTTTTACGGCGGAATGGTGAACAACAAAAACGTGATCTCAACGATGCTGCAAAGCTTCATCGCGATGGGTGTCATTAGCGTTCTGTGGGTTGTTTGCGGCTTTAGCCTTGCGTTTGGTGACTCAATCGGCGGCGTCATTGGAAATCCAACTACCTTCTTTATGTTCAAGGGCGTTCTGGATGGCAAGCCCTGGGAATTTGCACCGACCATTCCCCTGGTTGTGTTCGCGTTCTTCCAACTCAAATTTGCGGTTATTACGCCGGCTCTGGTAACGGGTTCAATGGCTGAGCGGATCAACTTCCGGTCGTATGTCCTGTTCATCGTTCTGTTTAGCCTGTTCGTTTACATGCCGTTGGCACACTGGACTTGGCACCCAAATGGTTTCCTGCTGAAAATGGGTGTTCTTGACTTTGCGGGTGGAACGGTTGTTCACATGTCTGCGGGATGGGCTGCTCTAGCCGGTGCTATTTACCTGAAACGTCGGAGATCACAAATTGAATCGAATATTTTCCCGCCAGCAAACATTCCTTTTGTGTTACTGGGTACAGGTCTGCTATGGTTCGGCTGGTTCGGTTTCAACGCTGGTTCAGCGGTAAGTGCTTCCGCGCTGGCTGCTTCTGCCTTCGCAACGACCAATACGGCGGCGGCCGCTGCTGGTTTAGCTTGGGTATTATTTGATGCTGCAAAAGGCAAGAAAGTATCCGCTTTAGGTTTCGCAATCGGGGCCGTTGTCGGTCTGGTTGCCATCACGCCCGCTGCTGGTTTTGTGACAATCCCAACGTCAATTTTCATCGGTACGATTGCCGCTATCGTTAGTAACGTAGTTGCTCACCTGCGCACAAAATCTAGCCTGGATGATACGCTGGATGTATTCCCTTGCCACGGTGTAGGCGGTATGGTTGGTATGGTGATGACGGGTATTTTCGCTAGCAAAGGAGTAAACTCAGCCGTAACGGTTGAAGGTTTGGCCTTCGGTGAAACGGGATTATTTGTTCAGCACATCATCGCACTGGTTGTTGTTTCTGTCTTCGCTTTCGGTATGTCATACTTGCTGCTTGTGGTTACCAACGCAATCCTGCCGCTCCGTGTGACTGAAGAAGACGAAAAAGTTGGTCTGGATGTTAGCCAGCACGACGAATTTCTGGTAGACGCTTAA
- a CDS encoding T9SS type B sorting domain-containing protein: MTHVTVDTTSTTGGRITVRWTRPIGVNPQDLGGPFQYRLYRATGLAGTDFSLIQTRPTSLAVGAGDTVFVDRGLNTEANAYRYRVEFLFTEASTGQLTVLDVSEAASSVRLAAVGQSGAIALAWQAATPWSNDNQTHRIFRSQRGPNGPFNEIARVAVTGGGSYRFTDTGADQVLADGNVSVRLSVDSSYCYRVLTVGRYVNPAVNLPVLENYSQGICASPIDTTRPCAPVLRLDSLACGSLSAESGCNQSEFINNLSWQVGSGSGCDLRIARYEVYYSRYREDSTASLLGSVAAPEQVYAHRKGDGYGGCYSVRAVTRSGVASAASNRVCQEGCPWFALPNVFTPNGDGKNDVFQALACPRQVEEVVFVVYNRYGSKVYESRGGAVSWDGRSSGGQALSSGLYYYEANVLFSGSSRVGSRESVKGWVQLIREGTTMR, encoded by the coding sequence ATGACCCACGTCACGGTGGACACCACCAGCACCACGGGGGGTCGGATCACCGTGCGCTGGACGCGTCCCATCGGGGTGAACCCCCAGGACCTGGGGGGGCCTTTCCAGTACCGGCTCTACCGGGCCACGGGGCTGGCGGGCACCGACTTTAGCCTGATTCAGACCCGACCGACGAGCCTGGCGGTGGGGGCGGGGGACACCGTGTTTGTGGACCGGGGCCTGAACACGGAGGCCAACGCCTACCGCTACCGGGTGGAGTTTCTCTTCACCGAGGCGAGCACGGGCCAGCTCACGGTGCTGGATGTGAGCGAGGCGGCCAGCAGCGTGCGCCTGGCGGCGGTGGGCCAGAGCGGGGCCATCGCACTCGCCTGGCAGGCGGCTACGCCCTGGAGCAACGACAACCAGACGCACCGCATCTTCCGCAGCCAGCGGGGCCCCAACGGCCCCTTCAACGAGATCGCCCGGGTGGCCGTGACGGGTGGGGGGAGCTACCGCTTTACCGACACGGGAGCCGACCAGGTGCTGGCCGACGGGAATGTGAGCGTGCGTTTGTCGGTCGACAGCAGCTACTGCTACCGGGTGCTGACCGTCGGTCGGTACGTGAATCCGGCGGTGAACCTGCCTGTGTTGGAGAACTACTCGCAGGGGATTTGTGCCTCGCCCATCGACACGACGCGTCCCTGCGCGCCGGTGCTGCGGCTGGACTCCCTGGCCTGCGGGTCTTTGAGTGCGGAGTCGGGCTGCAACCAGAGTGAGTTCATCAACAACCTGAGCTGGCAGGTGGGCAGCGGTTCGGGCTGCGATTTGCGGATTGCGCGCTACGAGGTGTACTACAGCCGCTACCGGGAGGACAGCACGGCGAGTTTGCTGGGGAGTGTGGCGGCGCCCGAGCAGGTGTACGCCCACCGGAAGGGGGACGGTTACGGGGGCTGTTACTCCGTGCGGGCGGTGACCCGGAGCGGGGTGGCCAGCGCGGCCTCGAACCGGGTGTGTCAGGAGGGTTGTCCCTGGTTTGCCTTGCCGAACGTGTTCACCCCCAACGGGGACGGCAAGAACGACGTGTTTCAGGCGCTGGCTTGTCCGCGCCAGGTGGAAGAGGTTGTTTTTGTGGTCTACAACCGGTACGGCTCGAAGGTGTACGAGAGCCGGGGGGGCGCAGTAAGCTGGGACGGTCGCAGCAGCGGGGGTCAGGCGTTGTCGTCGGGTTTGTACTACTACGAGGCCAATGTGCTTTTCAGCGGCTCGAGCCGGGTGGGCAGCCGGGAGTCGGTCAAGGGCTGGGTGCAGCTCATCCGGGAAGGCACCACCATGCGATAG